In one window of Nothobranchius furzeri strain GRZ-AD chromosome 11, NfurGRZ-RIMD1, whole genome shotgun sequence DNA:
- the LOC129164833 gene encoding transcription factor Adf-1-like produces MDQFEERLAEEVRKYEHLYNPSLKNYKDAQVIYNSWKEIARILEVDVEQCMKKWRSMRDKFVRMKKTLRGNSGDPGGKKVPAFYVLLSWLEPHIKHRPTSSNFEAPTETPQDQASCGSSQDEAPSQLQGSSLPASRQQQDESSPHPVSSHSSSASSNSSPSLHASLARESVSTDQQTADELLESTSTPRPALKKRRRQQHVDDCLSEQMARIDKRRKELSEMLQKDDEYDRFGQVLADLLRKVPEHKQVVARRNLLSCVCDLLED; encoded by the exons ATGGATCAGTTCGAGGAACGTCTAGCGGAGGAAGTACGGAAATACGAACATTTATACAATCCATCTTTAAAGAATTATAAAGATGCCCAGGTCATTTACAACTCCTGGAAGGAAATAGCCCGTATTTTGGAAGTGGATGTGGAGCAATGCATGAAGAAGTGGAGGAGCAtgcgggacaaatttgtccgaatGAAAAAAACCTTGAGGGGCAACAGTGGCGACCCAGGTGGCAAAAAGGTTCCAGCTTTTTATGTTTTGCTGTCGTGGTTGGAGCCACACATAAAGCATAGACCCACATCTTCAAATTTCGAA GCCCCAACTGAAACACCTCAGGACCAGGCCTCATGTGGATCCTCACAGGATGAGGCCCCATCACAACTTCAGGGGTCTTCACTGCCTGCCTCTCGACAACAGCAAGATGAGTCCTCACCGCATCCCGTGTCATCACATTCCTCATCAGCTTCAtcaaattcatctccctctctccATGCCTCCCTTGCCCGAGAATCCGTTTCAACGGATCAACAAACAGCCGATGAGTTGCTAGAGTCCACCAGCACACCACGACCTGCTCTCAAAAAGAGGCGGCGCCAGCAGCATGTGGATGACTGCCTTTCTGAACAGATGGCCCGAATTGACAAACGTAGAAAAGAACTCAGTGAGATGCTGCAGAAGGATGATGAATATGACAGGTTTGGGCAGGTTCTAGCGGACCTACTGAGGAAGGTCCCTGAACATAAGCAGGTGGTGGCCAGGCGCAACCTTTTATCATGTGTGTGCGACCTTCTGGAGGATTGA